TAATAATCAGAAtacatgtaaactttacagttttgaaaacatagcttgtccaaagAAAGTGATCTTTCATCATAACTTACTCAgggtatggggtaagttgagccacgggacagggtaagttaagccgcctacacatttctgtactgaatgaaatattaccactactTTTTAAAAACCgtgtctatctttatttccccAACACAATCACAATCATATTTTAGCCCTCTAGACTCTATTGTCTAAGCCTgtggggttctactaagctaacatatggaattgttttaaggtggccataccaaggatcatttagctatttgatttagaattttacgacccctttaggtatcccaaatgtatttttttattttttttgatggaacattgaatttggccttactggtATTATCCTATAGAAATGaaatgaataacagattcatataTGGAAAAACAGATGTCCAATATCTGAGAGATTAAATAAAGATCAGGAGAAGTATTTGTTTTTACACATATTTAGCCCCTTTTTTAggcactaaactacttccacACAGTatgtacttccattcattttttaaactGGTACTGGGCTACCTTCAGGCGAGTCTTGTGAGGCGTTTCTTGGTGTTCTAGAGAAAAACAACccacatgtactgtacatgtaatgAAAGAGtcacctttccatagaggggtcatattagtgtgtagcccaaaacgtttggacgctacagacagaagttggcagatcggcggtaccgacttcagacgagtctagTGATGcttgtgggggttgtagagcaaaaccACAATAGAGATCTCTAGCCTAACagacagatttttatggggattttttttaTTACGCTAATTATATTTCCACGTGGGGAAATGGACTCAAGAGggttttaacacaggcttaacacctaaTAAACACTTTATactttttttaaacacttttaaCACAGGCaaggccctgttgttacctcatatcccagcgataATGCCTGGGGAAGAAAACATTTCAATTTGCTCAATTTGACTCAAACTATTGACTCAAATTACcacatggccattggctcaatttacccTAAGGCAAACATTTtaactatattagcccacacagctacaaggttgcactttcatgctaggtttaggacctcatattgaagcttatagagaaGCTTGTTTTTTGTACCTAACTTGCTTAaacactttttccatgtggttacTTCCTCCACAAACTCCATGAAattatgacctcttcctaaatatttggggaaattatacattttgtgtatgATTTACTAGAAACAAggttggctcaacttaccccacacTCCCCTATTACGCATAGAGATGTAGGTATTAATCAATTCATTTACTTCTCCCTTTTATAATCTCTATTTAAAAACCATCTGAGCTGCTTTCACATTGTTATTGATGCCCAGTGCCGTTTGTAattaggctgcatttacacaggcagcccaattctgatctttttccacTAACTGGTCTTTTGACGAATCAGATCAACTCTTGAAAAATAGAAAAAGTGATATCATATCAACATGTTTGGTGTGTGTCTGCAGCTTCCAGGGAGGCTGTTTATCATCGGTAAGCCCAGCAGCTATCACCTGGATGGGATCCTGCCCCGCCTTCCGTCCTACGAGAGCGTCCGTAAGAAGGACCGTCAGAGACAGATTCACTCTATGATAGCCGACCGCTTTGGTATCAGCCCCACACAGTCTGAAACGGAGGTCAGTCACTCCTCTGTTCTGGACCTATTTTTATTATGTATTGTTCACTGCATATGTAAATATTGTCATTGATTTATTCAAGCCTTATTTTACcatgtaagttgactgagaacacattcttatttacatcaATGAAATTGTGGAAGGATGTTGCAGGGCTCccttgtaaaagagaccttgctCTCAATGGGAATCCCTGTTGAGAtcaaggtcaaataaaaataaatatattcatacatagaatatttatttattacagTAAATATGATCTCCTAAAATGTCTCTGTACCTACAGCCTCCTCCGACGTATGAGGAGACTCTTCGccagtccatgatcatctcctctGAAGACCTTCAGTCTGAGGCATTTCCCTcagacctccctctctccacctctaacTCCAGCCTTGAACACACAAGTAGACAGTAGATGCAGCCCCGTCACCCTACCACCCTATTCAGAGCCCGACCCGGGAACCCCTCTCTGTCTAGACCAGGAGGTATTTGAGGGCCGGAACACTACTGGTTTTCAACTTCGCATTTTAACTAGAGACTCATGTTTCTACCCTTTGCAAGAGAAAAGAAGACGAATCAACAAAGAAAGAGACATTGTCATGATAATGCATGAGTCAGTTTCACTCAGAGTTTGTCCTCCTGAGACTAACGCTCTCAACTCTGACTGTCGTCTGTTGGTGTAGTGAGTGATTTTAACATGACTGTATGCTGTAAATGGCTTGATATCCTGCCACTGGCAATGATATCCTTTATCAGCTAAATAATCAAATCAGCCTACATTTCAAACTCTAGACATGCTCGGGTGTGTGGAAAGAAGATGTCCGCACCTCACAAGCAGACATATTATGCTTCATCACAACGTCCAATGTTGTAGACAACCACAAAACAAG
This genomic interval from Salvelinus fontinalis isolate EN_2023a chromosome 30, ASM2944872v1, whole genome shotgun sequence contains the following:
- the LOC129828650 gene encoding uncharacterized protein LOC129828650 isoform X2 → MSSSASTTVPTALTADQLTVIVASVSCLVFFVVILMLLVVLYRKDPFCCRVSNYQANQHCTDAAPQYNRRQSLVVSPYDEHTAAMAHGNIGSQLPGRLFIIGKPSSYHLDGILPRLPSYESVRKKDRQRQIHSMIADRFGISPTQSETEPPPTYEETLRQSMIISSEDLQSEAFPSDLPLSTSNSSLEHTSRQ